From the Paenibacillus sp. R14(2021) genome, the window GCTGGGCCTACTGGCATGTGCTCCAGGTCGGAACTGAAGAAGAGAAACGCAGATTGTCCGAACAGCTGCATGAGCCTTCGTTCATCGCTTCATTGATTTCTACGTATGACGTTCGCGGTCAGCTGGCTGACAAACTGAGACAATCCGTAGCGCATATGCAGGGCATTGTTTCGAAGTTGGAGTCCGACAAGCTGATGCGCGAGCTGCAACAGATCGGAGAGACGTTCTTGCGTCCTCTCCTGCCGGCGGCTTCCGCCCTCAACGAGAGAAGGTAGGGTGACTTAAATTGCAATCCAATTCAAAAGAACAACATGTACATGCCGTATTTGAGAGCATCGCGCCCAAATACGATTTAATGAATGATTTGCTCAGCTTCCGCAGGCATAAAGCTTGGCGTGCGTTCACGATGCGCAAGATGGGCGTGAAGCAGGGAGAAACCGCAATCGATCTGTGCTGCGGCACATGTGATTGGACAATAGCGCTGGCTCGCGCGAGCGGCAGCGGCGACATGGTGGGCCTCGACTTCAGCCAGAACATGCTGGACGTCGGCAAGCAGAAAGTAGTTCGCGAAGGACTGGATAAGCAAATTTCGCTCATCCAAGGCAATGCGATGGAACTGCCTTTCGAGGATAACCGATTTGATTTCGCGACAATCGGCTTCGGTCTTCGGAATGTACCGGATTTGGAGCAGGTGCTCCGCGAAATGAAGCGCGTCGTCAAGCCCGGCGGACATGTCGTGTGCTTGGAATTGTCCAAGCCGGTATGGCAGCCGTTTAAATCCATTTATTATTTCTATTTCGAACATATTTTGCCGGCATTAGGCAAGCTGTTCGCTAAGCGGTACGAGCAGTACAAGTGGCTTCCGGAATCGCTGAAGGCGTTCCCGGACTCCAATCAGCTGGCGGATAAATTCCGTGAGATCGGCCTCCGCAACGTTCATGCCTATCCGCTGACAGGCGGCATCGCGGCTTTACACATGGGGACGAAGGGAACGGACAACGCATGATTCGCAAAACACGCATTATTTTGGAAATGATCAAAGTAGAACATACGATATTCGCGCTGCCATTCGCGTTCATGGGAGCCCTTCTCGGAGCGGTAGCGCTGGAGAAGCGGCTGCCAAGCTGGGCGGAAATCGGCTGGATTATTCTCGCCATGGTCGGCGCGCGCAGTGCAGCGATGGGGCTGAACCGCGTCATCGACCGCGTCATTGATGCCAAGAACCCGCGTACCGCGAAACGGGCGATTCCGGCAGGATTACTGCGTGCAGGCGAAGTCAGCTTGTTCATTGCGGTGTCCTTTGTCGTGTTGTTTATCGCAGCCTCCCAGCTTGACCCGATCTGTATCAAATTGATGCCGATCGCGGTATTCTTCTTGGTTCTGTATTCCTACACCAAGCGCTTCACCTGGCTTTGCCACGTGGTGCTCGGCTTGACGATCGGGCTTGCGCCGCTTGGCGGCTGGGTCGCGGTCACTGGACACTTCGGGACGGCAGCGTGGGTGTTGTATTGCTCAGTCGTTTGCTGGCTCGCCGGTTTTGATATTATTTATGCTTGTCAGGATTTCGAATTTGACCGCAAGGAAGGCGTTTATTCCATTCCATCGCGGTTTGGTGTTAACGGCGGGTTGCAAATCGCGCGTGCTTTCCATGCTTTGACCGCTGTTGGATTTATTTCCTTATATTGGTTAACGGACTTAAGCTGGCTGTACTTAATCGGCGCAATCGCATCAATTGCTATACTTTGCTACGAGCATTTGATCGTTAGAGCCGACGATATGAGCCGCGTACAGACCGCTTTCTTCACTATGAACGGCACGCTCAGCATTATATTGTTTGCCTTCACGCTGCTTGATTTGGCGGTGTTGCATCAATGGTAATTGAAGCGAGCATCAAGCCTGCGTCCCGCAAACGATGGGTGGTCGGCATTACAGGCGCGAGCGGGTCCATCTACGGCATCCGATTGATCAGCTGGTTGATAGACAACGGCGTTGACGTTCACGCCGTTATTACGGAAGCAGGCTGGCGCGTGCTTAAGGAAGAGCTCGGCTGGGAAACGACGAAGCGACAAGCGGTGATCGCAGCCGCTTTCCCGGACGCACTTGAGAACGGGACGCTTGTACTTCATCCTAATGCGGATATCGGCGCTTCGATCGCGAGCGGCTCATTCCGGGTTGAAGGCATGATCATTATGCCTTGCTCCATGGGGACGCTGGCCTCCGTCGCGCACGGCATTTCGGATGATTTGATGACGAGAGCCGCGGATGTTATGCTGAAGGAAGGCCGCAAGCTGCTGATCGTACCGCGGGAAACGCCGCTGCATGCGATTCATTTGGAGAATATGCTTACGCTGGCCAAGCTTGGCGTCAAAATCATTCCGGCGATGCCGGCTTTCTACTACGGTCCGCAAAGCATTGATGATATGGTTGATTTCTTAGTCGGGAAAGTGCTTGATCAGCTTCCGCTGGATCATGATTTGTACAGAAGATGGGGAGATGAACAGCATGGGGTTAAATCGCCCGATCACCGTCGGTCGCATTGACTATGCGAACGTTTGGCCTATTTTTCATTACGCGGAAGAACAGCTTCCGCCGGAACGTTTTCATATCGATAAACGGGTGCCGGCTGCACTGAACAGAGCACTTAAGCAGGGAGAAATCGACATTACGTCGATGTCATCCTTCGCCTATGCGGCGAATGCCGAGGATTACTTGGTTTTCCCCGATTTGTCCGTCAGCGCGAAGGGGCGCGTCAATTCCATTCTGCTCTTCCTGAAGAAGCCGCTTGAAGAAGTGCTGATGGGGCGGATCGCCTTGACGGCAACGTCGGCAACCTCGGTGGTCTTGCTCAAAATCCTAATGAAACTTTACTACAAAGCGGAACCGTCCTACGTGACGATGGAGCCTTCGCTTGATGAGATGCTTGAGGAAGCGGACGCAGCGCTGCTGATTGGCGATTCGGCGATTCATGCTTCTTGGGCCAATAAGGAGCGGGGTCTTACCGTTATCGACTTGGGCGAGCTTTGGCGCAACTGGACAGGTTATGGCATGACATTCGCGCTAGTGGCCGTTCGCAAGGAGATAGCGCAAGCGGATCCTAGAGCGGTGTCAGAGGTCTTGCATGCCATGACGACGAGCAAGGAACGAAGCTTGCGGAACTTGGAACCGCTGGTGGCCAAAGCCTGCGCTCAGTTAGGCGGCGAGGCTTCGTATTGGACTCGATATTTTAACGAGCTGCACTATAATTTCGGATCGGACGAGCAGGCGGGACTTATGTTGTATTTCGATTATGCGCATCAGCTGGGCCTGCTGCCGCATGAAGTACAGCTGCAATTTTTTGCAGACCATGCTGCCCTTAAGGTGAACGAATGAAACTACTTGATATTTACGCCAAAATGAAAAGCGACTTGGATGCGATCGAGGGTCAGCTTGCGCGCAGCGTGACTTCGGATCATGCACTCTTAAGTGATGCGTCCACGCATCTGCTCAAAGCAGGCGGTAAGCGGATACGTCCTGTTTTTGTGCTGCTTGCCGGAAAGTTCGGCACCTATGAGCTCAGTGTGCTTGAGAGAGTCGCCGTCCCGCTTGAGCTAATTCATATGGCTTCGCTCGTTCATGACGATGTCATTGACAATGCAGAGACCCGGCGCGGTCAGCTGACCGTCAAGTCGAAGTGGGACAACCGTATTGCGATGTATACAGGAGATTACATATACGGCAAAGCGCTGGCGCTCGTGACGGAGCTGGAAAATCCGCAAATCCACCAAATTTTGTCCAAAGCGATGGTGGAGATGTGCATCGGCGAAATGGAACAGATTCGGGATTTCTTCAACACGGAGCAGTCTGTCCGCAACTATTTGCTGCGCATTCGGCGCAAGACCGCGCTTTTAATCGCCATCAGCTGTCAGCTTGGCGCCATTGCATCAGGTGCAGACCGCAGAACGGCTAACCTGTTGTACCGATTCGGCTACAATGTCGGCATGGCGTTCCAAATCCGCGACGACTTGCTAGATCTGCTCGGCACCGAGAAGCAGATCGGCAAACCGCCTGGTTCCGACATTAAACAAGGCAATATTACGCTGCCTGTACTGCTCGCGCTTCAGGAGCCGAAGATCGCCGGGGAGCTTCTTGTCGAAATAAATAATATTCATACATCTAACGGTGCAGGGGAAACCAAAAAGGCGTTGAACATTATACGTAAGAGCGCTGGCATCGGTATCGCGGAAGAGATGGCTACCAGGTACATCAACAAAGCGATTGACGCGCTGAGCGGCTTGCCGAGCATTTCGGCGAAAAAGAATTTAACGGATATTGCGCATTTCATTGCGAAACGAAACTACTAAACGAGCCTAGGAGGGAAATTCAGATGGAAAGAACATTTCTAATGGTCAAGCCAGATGGTGTACAGCGGGGCTTAATCGGGGAAATCGTGTCGCGCTTCGAGCGTAAGGGGTTAAAGCTTATTGCCGCTAAGTTTATGCAAATCACGCCGGAAATAGCGGAACGCCACTATGCAGAGCACATCGGAAAGCCCTTTTATCCGCCGCTTGTAGACTTTGTGACTTCAGGACCGGTATTTGCGATGGTATGGCAGGGGGATAACGTCATCGCCCTCACGCGCGCAATGATCGGCAAGACGAATGCAGTGGAGGCGGCACCGGGAACGATACGTTCCGATTACGCCGTACATACCAATTTCAATCTGATTCACGGTTCGGATTCGCTGGAAAGCGCGAATAGGGAGATCGGTATTTTCTTTGCCCCTCACGAATTGCTTCAGTATACACAAACGATGGGGCAATGGATTTAACCTTTATTTTGTGACCATGTGTCTGTTGCAGCGGGGGGAATCATAGTGGAAGACAAAGATTTTTCGCTCTTTATTGAACGGATTAAGGCAAAAACCGCAATTGATCTCTCGCAGTACAAAGAAGCCCAAATGAAGCGCCGCCTCATTACGCTCAGACAAAAATACGGATACGACTCATTTGCTGCGTATTATAAGGACCTGGATCAAGATAAGAAGCTGCTGAACGAGTTTCTTGATCGGATGACAATAAACGTGTCCGAATTCTGGCGTAATCCGAGCCGTTGGGAAGCGATGGAGAAGAAGTTTCTGCCGGAGTTGTTCAAGTCCGGCGGCCGTGCCAAGATCTGGAGTGCTGCTTGTTCAACGGGCGAAGAGCCGTATACACTCTCCATGCTGATCCACGAGATGGGCATGCAGGACAGAACCTCCATTCTTGCAACTGACCTTGATAACCTTGTACTCCAAAAAGCGATGCAGGGGATTTATCAGGATCGCTCGATTCGGGATGTTCCAAGCCATTATTTATCCAAATATTTCATGAAACAGAACAATGACGAATTGGCCGTTGCCAGTCAACTGAAGAAAATCATTACGTTCAAGCAGCAAAACCTGCTGCATGACACCTTTGACAGCGGATTTGATATCATCGTCTGCCGCAACGTGATGATCTACTTTACCGAGGAAGCGAAGCATCTGCTGTATCATAAATTTTCCCAGGCGCTGAAGCCGGGAGGGATGCTGTTTGTCGGGAGCACGGAACAGATTTTCTCTCCGGCCCAATACGACTTCGAGTCGGCCGATACGTTCTTCTACCGCCGTAAGATTTAACCGGCATGTATAGGGATTTCCAACTTCTCCAATACTAAGCGTATCCGAACGTAAAGTATTGGAGGTGCGGCATGGACAAACGTAAAGTGATTGCGGCGTACAGGCGCGGTTTTATTAATGTGCAGGAATGCGCCCAAATTCTTGGCATTGACACGAGTCAAATGCATGGACTTATGAGTGATCCCAATTTGAATGCGGACCCTCAGTTTAAGCGGGGGAAGCAATCCGCAAACGGATAACGTACGCACAAAAGCTGTTTGCAGCGCCAAATGGGGCCTGCAGGCAGCCTTTTTTATTTGGATAGGGTGTCCGAAATTGATGCACCCGTGTCGTTACCGCTTTTCCTTGTCAAAGCGTTGACGCTATACTATAATGAGCAAAGATATTTGAGGCAGACATGCATTTCCGAAATTGGACTTTGCGGTGTTCGGGATGAAGGAGGAGCTTTACGGTGAGTTTACGCTATCTGACAGCAGGAGAAACACATGGTCCACAGTTGACGGCGATTATTGAGGGGCTGCCGAGCAACCTACAGCTTGATTTCGAAGAATTGAATTTTCAATTGCATCGCAGGCAGAAGGGGCATGGCCGCGGCCGCCGCATGCAAATCGAGAAAGATACCGCAGACGTTGTCGGCGGCGTTCGTCATGGCAAAACGACCGGAGCACCGGTTGCGCTTGTCGTAGTGAACAACGACTGGAAGCATTGGACGACGGTTATGAATGTCGAACCGATCGAGGGCAGCGACGAAGAGAAACGCCGCGTGCATCGTCCCCGTCCGGGACATGCGGATTTGAACGGCGGATTGAAATATAATTTGAAGGATCTTCGCAACGTACTGGAGCGCTCGAGCGCCCGCGAAACGGCAGCCCGCGTTGCAGTCGGTGCGGTAGCCCGCCAGTTTCTAGCCGCATTCGGCATTAAAGTCGGCGGGCAAGTCATCCGAATCGGCGAGATCGAAGCGCCGGCGAACAACTTGCCGCTCGATGAGCTAATTGAGCGAACGGAAGCATCTTCGGTGCGTGTCGTCGATCAGGAGACGGAAGCGAAGATGACGGCATATATCGATCAAATCAAAGCCGAAGGCGACTCCATTGGAGGCATCGTCGAGTGCATCGTGGAAGGCGTACCGATCGGACTCGGCAGCCATGTTCAATACGATCGCAAGCTGGACGGCCGTATTGCGCAAGCGGTCATGTCCATCAATGCGTTTAAAGGCTGTGAAATCGGCATTGGTTTCGAAGCAGGTACAATTCGCGGATCACAGGTTCATGATGAGATTATGTACAGCGAAGAACGCGGCTATTACCGAGCAACGAACCGTTTGGGCGGGTTTGAAGGCGGCATGACGAACGGTGAGCAGATCGTCGTGCGCGGCGTAATGAAGCCGATTCCGACACTGTACAAACCGCTTCAAAGCGTAGATATCGACACGAAAGAACCGTTCACCGCGCAAGTGGAGCGTTCCGACAGCTGCGCTGTTCCAGCGGCAAGTGTCGTAATGGAGCATGTCGTAGCCTGGGAAGTAGCGAAGGCGTTCCTTGAGAAATTCGGAGGCGATTCCATGGAAGAGATCCGGGCGAACTACAACAACTATCTTGAACAGCTGAGGAGCTACTAATGAGCGGCTGCCGTGAGCTGACCGTCGAGCTAGGCGAACGTTCATATCCCATCTACATTGGCGAAGGCTTGCTGGATGAGGCCGGACGTTTGTTCGAGAAGCACGGAATCAGCAAGAAATCACCGCTGCTTGTCATAACGGATGCCAATGTGGCTGAGCGCCATTTGAACCATCTGGAATCCGTTCTGACGGCTTCCGGATTTATGCACGCAAGCGTCGTCATACCGGCAGGCGAGAGCTCCAAGTCACTGGAACAGTTGGAGAAGCTTGTAGGAGCTGCGCTTGAGCGCGGACTTGATCGCAAATCAGCCGTCGTGGCGCTCGGCGGAGGCGTCGTCGGCGATTTGGCCGGTTTTGTCGCCGCTTCCTATATGCGCGGCATCAAATTCGTCCAAGTGCCGACAACCATTCTAGCGCATGACAGCAGCGTAGGCGGCAAAGTTGCGGTGAATCATCCGCTGGCCAAGAACATCATCGGCGCATTTCATCAGCCGGAGCTTGTCTTGTATGATTTGAAGACACTCCAAACGCTGCCTGATCGCGAAGTGAAAGCCGGCTTGTCTGAAGTTGTCAAGCATGGCTTGATCTGGGACGCGGAATTTGTAGCTTGGTGCGATGAGCACGCGGATCAACTGCTTGCGCTGGATGCGGAAGCACTCGGTTATGCGCTCTACAAAGGCTGTAGCGTGAAAGCGGCCGTCGTATCGAAGGATGAGCGCGAGAACGATCTTCGTGCGATTCTCAATCTGGGCCATACCATAGGTCATGCGCTGGAGGCGGTTGCCGGCTACGGCGAGCTGCTGCACGGCGAAGCGATATCGATCGGCATGGTAGGCTCTGCTTTGGTGGCCGTAAGGCTTGGCGCACCAGAAGAGATCTATCACGTGACGAAGCGTGTTCTCTCCAGTGTCGGTTTGCCCGTTCGCTTGCCGATTCATCTGGATACCGATGAAATTATGCGCGCGATGATGCATGACAAGAAATTTCTTGAAGGCTCGATTACATTTATCGTTCCTACCGCGGTCGGGAAGGTCGAGATTAATAAATCCGTATCCACATCATTAATTCGAGAGATCGTGGAACAATTGAAACAGGAGGCCGTCTAGGATGAGTGTACGGGGAATACGCGGCGCCATTACGGTAGAAGTAAACGAAGAACAGCCCATTCTGCAAGCAACCGTTGAATTGTTGAACGGTATCGTAAGTGCAAACGGCATTGTTCCAGGCGATATCGCGAGTGTATTTGTAACAGTTACAGGCGATCTGGATGCAACATTTCCCGCTAGGGCGATCCGGGCCATGAGCGGATGGGATCTCGTTCCGTTGATGTGCGCGCTGGAAGTGCCTGTAAAAGGAAGCTTGGAGAAATGCATTCGATTGATGGTCCTCGTGAACACGGATCTGACTCAGGAACAAGTCGAGCATATTTATTTAGGCGGAGCCAGAGCGCTGCGTCCTGATTTATCCAAGGCCTAATTTTACCAATTACAAATCTGCGTCTCCATATGGATTGACGAATGCATTTATGCTGGTGTATAGTGATTTCATACTTGATGGATGAGCAGAGAAGAGCAGAGTAGCGGTTTGTTAGAAGAGATGAGTAGAGCTGAGATGAGTAGGCCATTAGTTGTGAAGAAATGCATGATTATTTCAGTGTATAGAGACATGTCTCTGTGTACTGCTTATTTTCCTGTATCTTCATTCAACTCTCATTTTCCATCTTCTGACATGAACACTCCTGCTGCGGCAGGAGTTTTTTTATTTTCCACTAGAGGAGAGATTGAGTATGAATCAGGAGCTGCAAGGAATTATTCGATTGTCCAGCACGTACAACCTCATTCCGATCGTACGGCATGTGATGGCAGATACCGAGACACCGATCCGGATATTTCAGCATTTCTATCGTGAGCGCCGCGCGTTCCTGCTTGAGAGCGTAGAGGGTGGGGTTAAATGGGCAAGATATTCCTTTATCGGCACTGATCCGTTCATGCTCATTCGCGGGAAGAACGGCGAGATGGTCATTGAGCGGAACGGAGAAGAAACGGTTCTTCGCGAGAAACCGATCGAGCTCCTGAAGGCGCATCTGCGTTCATACCGCAGTCCATCGCTGCCGGAGCTGCCGCCATTTACTGGCGGCGCGATTGGGTTTTTCGGTTATGATCTGCTTCAATATTACGAGAAGCTTCCGGCACACCGCATTGATGATTTGCAAATGAACGATCTGCAATTCATGTTCTGCGACCAAGTCATCGTATTTGATCACTTTAAGCAGCAGGTGCAGGTGATCGGCAACATTCATATTCCCGAGGCGGCGACGGACAGCGATATTCAAGCTGTATACGAGCGTACGCTGCAGAAGATCGAGGCTACGATCGAACGGCTTCAGCAGCCGCTGCCGTCGACGATCATGACAAAAGGAAGCATTCCGATCGATCCGGAGCTTGGCGATGTGCAGTCTAACCAGACGAAGGAGCAGTTCCTCAGCAACGTGGAGAAATCCAAGGAATACATACGTGCAGGGGACATCTTCCAAGTTGTACTGTCGCAGCGCTTCAGCATCGAAACGGAAGTGGACCCGCTTCATGTGTACCGCGTTCTGCGCATGATGAATCCATCGCCGTATATGTATTATCTCAAGATGGACGATGAAGTCATCGTCGGTACCTCGCCGGAAGCGCTCGTGAAAGTAGACGGGGAGCGTGTCGAGACGCGTCCAATCGCTGGAACGCGGCCTCGGGGCAAAACGCCGGAGCAGGATTTGGCGCTGGAGAAGGAGCTGCTGGCGGACGAGAAGGAACGCGCCGAGCATCTAATGCTGGTAGACCTCGGGCGCAACGACATCGGGCGCGTATCGGAATTCGGCACCGTTCGCTGCGACTCCTATATGGAAATCGAGCGCTACTCGCACGTCATGCACATCGTGTCGAACGTCTCCGGCAAGCTGCGGGAAGACAAGGACTTCTTCGATGCCTTCGTATCCTGCATGCCAGCGGGAACCGTATCGGGCGCACCTAAGCTTCGGGCGATGGAAATTATCGCAGAGCTCGAGAATGAAGCGCGCGGCGCATACGCCGGAGCGATCGGTTATCTGGGCTTTGGCGGCAGCTTGAATACGTGCATTACGATCCGAACGATTATTTTCAAGAATGGCAAAGCTTACGTGCAAGCCGGGGCAGGCATCGTATGGGATTCCATTCCGGAGAATGAGTATATGGAAACCGTTAATAAAGCGATGGCATCGCTCAAAGCCGTTCGTGCGGCGGAAGCGGCCTTTGCCGTGCAAGAACGCGGCACGAGTATGATCAATATGGACTATTATGCGGATGCGAAAGGGTGATCGGGATGGCAGTAACGAATGATATCATGACGATGCAGCGTGCGCTGAATCAGATTATCGGCGGTACCGACTTATCCCGTGAGGAAGCCCGGAGCGTCATGGAAATTATTATGAGCGGCGAAGCAAGCGGCGCTCAGATCGGATCTG encodes:
- the trpE gene encoding anthranilate synthase component I, encoding MNQELQGIIRLSSTYNLIPIVRHVMADTETPIRIFQHFYRERRAFLLESVEGGVKWARYSFIGTDPFMLIRGKNGEMVIERNGEETVLREKPIELLKAHLRSYRSPSLPELPPFTGGAIGFFGYDLLQYYEKLPAHRIDDLQMNDLQFMFCDQVIVFDHFKQQVQVIGNIHIPEAATDSDIQAVYERTLQKIEATIERLQQPLPSTIMTKGSIPIDPELGDVQSNQTKEQFLSNVEKSKEYIRAGDIFQVVLSQRFSIETEVDPLHVYRVLRMMNPSPYMYYLKMDDEVIVGTSPEALVKVDGERVETRPIAGTRPRGKTPEQDLALEKELLADEKERAEHLMLVDLGRNDIGRVSEFGTVRCDSYMEIERYSHVMHIVSNVSGKLREDKDFFDAFVSCMPAGTVSGAPKLRAMEIIAELENEARGAYAGAIGYLGFGGSLNTCITIRTIIFKNGKAYVQAGAGIVWDSIPENEYMETVNKAMASLKAVRAAEAAFAVQERGTSMINMDYYADAKG
- a CDS encoding UbiA-like polyprenyltransferase, yielding MIRKTRIILEMIKVEHTIFALPFAFMGALLGAVALEKRLPSWAEIGWIILAMVGARSAAMGLNRVIDRVIDAKNPRTAKRAIPAGLLRAGEVSLFIAVSFVVLFIAASQLDPICIKLMPIAVFFLVLYSYTKRFTWLCHVVLGLTIGLAPLGGWVAVTGHFGTAAWVLYCSVVCWLAGFDIIYACQDFEFDRKEGVYSIPSRFGVNGGLQIARAFHALTAVGFISLYWLTDLSWLYLIGAIASIAILCYEHLIVRADDMSRVQTAFFTMNGTLSIILFAFTLLDLAVLHQW
- a CDS encoding menaquinone biosynthetic enzyme MqnA/MqnD family protein, producing the protein MGLNRPITVGRIDYANVWPIFHYAEEQLPPERFHIDKRVPAALNRALKQGEIDITSMSSFAYAANAEDYLVFPDLSVSAKGRVNSILLFLKKPLEEVLMGRIALTATSATSVVLLKILMKLYYKAEPSYVTMEPSLDEMLEEADAALLIGDSAIHASWANKERGLTVIDLGELWRNWTGYGMTFALVAVRKEIAQADPRAVSEVLHAMTTSKERSLRNLEPLVAKACAQLGGEASYWTRYFNELHYNFGSDEQAGLMLYFDYAHQLGLLPHEVQLQFFADHAALKVNE
- a CDS encoding protein-glutamate O-methyltransferase CheR codes for the protein MEDKDFSLFIERIKAKTAIDLSQYKEAQMKRRLITLRQKYGYDSFAAYYKDLDQDKKLLNEFLDRMTINVSEFWRNPSRWEAMEKKFLPELFKSGGRAKIWSAACSTGEEPYTLSMLIHEMGMQDRTSILATDLDNLVLQKAMQGIYQDRSIRDVPSHYLSKYFMKQNNDELAVASQLKKIITFKQQNLLHDTFDSGFDIIVCRNVMIYFTEEAKHLLYHKFSQALKPGGMLFVGSTEQIFSPAQYDFESADTFFYRRKI
- the aroC gene encoding chorismate synthase, translated to MSLRYLTAGETHGPQLTAIIEGLPSNLQLDFEELNFQLHRRQKGHGRGRRMQIEKDTADVVGGVRHGKTTGAPVALVVVNNDWKHWTTVMNVEPIEGSDEEKRRVHRPRPGHADLNGGLKYNLKDLRNVLERSSARETAARVAVGAVARQFLAAFGIKVGGQVIRIGEIEAPANNLPLDELIERTEASSVRVVDQETEAKMTAYIDQIKAEGDSIGGIVECIVEGVPIGLGSHVQYDRKLDGRIAQAVMSINAFKGCEIGIGFEAGTIRGSQVHDEIMYSEERGYYRATNRLGGFEGGMTNGEQIVVRGVMKPIPTLYKPLQSVDIDTKEPFTAQVERSDSCAVPAASVVMEHVVAWEVAKAFLEKFGGDSMEEIRANYNNYLEQLRSY
- the aroB gene encoding 3-dehydroquinate synthase yields the protein MSGCRELTVELGERSYPIYIGEGLLDEAGRLFEKHGISKKSPLLVITDANVAERHLNHLESVLTASGFMHASVVIPAGESSKSLEQLEKLVGAALERGLDRKSAVVALGGGVVGDLAGFVAASYMRGIKFVQVPTTILAHDSSVGGKVAVNHPLAKNIIGAFHQPELVLYDLKTLQTLPDREVKAGLSEVVKHGLIWDAEFVAWCDEHADQLLALDAEALGYALYKGCSVKAAVVSKDERENDLRAILNLGHTIGHALEAVAGYGELLHGEAISIGMVGSALVAVRLGAPEEIYHVTKRVLSSVGLPVRLPIHLDTDEIMRAMMHDKKFLEGSITFIVPTAVGKVEINKSVSTSLIREIVEQLKQEAV
- the ndk gene encoding nucleoside-diphosphate kinase codes for the protein MERTFLMVKPDGVQRGLIGEIVSRFERKGLKLIAAKFMQITPEIAERHYAEHIGKPFYPPLVDFVTSGPVFAMVWQGDNVIALTRAMIGKTNAVEAAPGTIRSDYAVHTNFNLIHGSDSLESANREIGIFFAPHELLQYTQTMGQWI
- the hepT gene encoding heptaprenyl diphosphate synthase component II, whose translation is MKLLDIYAKMKSDLDAIEGQLARSVTSDHALLSDASTHLLKAGGKRIRPVFVLLAGKFGTYELSVLERVAVPLELIHMASLVHDDVIDNAETRRGQLTVKSKWDNRIAMYTGDYIYGKALALVTELENPQIHQILSKAMVEMCIGEMEQIRDFFNTEQSVRNYLLRIRRKTALLIAISCQLGAIASGADRRTANLLYRFGYNVGMAFQIRDDLLDLLGTEKQIGKPPGSDIKQGNITLPVLLALQEPKIAGELLVEINNIHTSNGAGETKKALNIIRKSAGIGIAEEMATRYINKAIDALSGLPSISAKKNLTDIAHFIAKRNY
- the aroH gene encoding chorismate mutase, which codes for MSVRGIRGAITVEVNEEQPILQATVELLNGIVSANGIVPGDIASVFVTVTGDLDATFPARAIRAMSGWDLVPLMCALEVPVKGSLEKCIRLMVLVNTDLTQEQVEHIYLGGARALRPDLSKA
- a CDS encoding UbiX family flavin prenyltransferase; translation: MVIEASIKPASRKRWVVGITGASGSIYGIRLISWLIDNGVDVHAVITEAGWRVLKEELGWETTKRQAVIAAAFPDALENGTLVLHPNADIGASIASGSFRVEGMIIMPCSMGTLASVAHGISDDLMTRAADVMLKEGRKLLIVPRETPLHAIHLENMLTLAKLGVKIIPAMPAFYYGPQSIDDMVDFLVGKVLDQLPLDHDLYRRWGDEQHGVKSPDHRRSH
- a CDS encoding demethylmenaquinone methyltransferase — encoded protein: MQSNSKEQHVHAVFESIAPKYDLMNDLLSFRRHKAWRAFTMRKMGVKQGETAIDLCCGTCDWTIALARASGSGDMVGLDFSQNMLDVGKQKVVREGLDKQISLIQGNAMELPFEDNRFDFATIGFGLRNVPDLEQVLREMKRVVKPGGHVVCLELSKPVWQPFKSIYYFYFEHILPALGKLFAKRYEQYKWLPESLKAFPDSNQLADKFREIGLRNVHAYPLTGGIAALHMGTKGTDNA